The Rhinolophus ferrumequinum isolate MPI-CBG mRhiFer1 chromosome 6, mRhiFer1_v1.p, whole genome shotgun sequence genome has a window encoding:
- the SAMD15 gene encoding sterile alpha motif domain-containing protein 15 isoform X1, whose protein sequence is MAEVPEDYGSGPDEGEDLGFQTQKLLGPLKAAEDAEPDTTTEAGPELLVEIDREPQPETKEEDFKEGAPESTKNVHPNLKPTRRSQEEIPEESEIDLSSKTEPEIPQEVKLETSREMGGELFKDLEVTMDKKLEEPELEPPEETKPDVKEDVLIESAKETDLELPKETEPEVPRATIPETRLELPEVTKPEIPEESLREQYEEASLEPPEQTKPEYPNGTPRKSIEEADLQPPKMTAPEFPEETQIKSPEEKRTEPSEQTKLEFIEEKPSKSTEEAGLQPPAKPKPEVPEEIGRKSTEEEEAGPSEQTRPAFLKEKTSKSTEEAGLEPPEETKPEVPEEIGRKSTEEEEAGPSEQTEPEFPKEKARKSTEEAGLEPPEEIKPEVPEETGRKSTEEKGIEPPEQTKPDYPDQKPSKSTEGIRGKSTGKKGLEPPEQTTPEFPKKKLKKQRKSTKETGQVPPKKTKTEVQEKTQTEPTKEKDLELPDKAQPLLVRETHKEFANEERPEPIKSKPFVDKDELEHSDYQIRKLLVKEKFTKHAMLESLPVEEVDSVNTAHEFSEEPPKLYELTDTSEDLYPSESQRDLKESLSKKKVVDLSLELEKLVDEDKETQPEERIELQFEYLKWSPEKVAEWISELGFPQYKECFTTNFISGRKLIHVNCSNLPQMGITDFEDMKVISRRTRELLGIEEPLFTRTISLPYRDNIGLFLEQKGHTGVKSDSLTLSEFVRVAGLQDYDPQITAPEENEELYYTEL, encoded by the exons ATGGCTGAAGTCCCAGAAGATTACGGTTCCGGTCCAGATGAAGGTGAAGACCTGGGGTTTCAGACACAAAAACTGCTTGGGCCTCTTAAAGCAGCTGAAGATGCCGAACCAGACACCACGACAGAGGCAGGCCCGGAGCTACTCGTAGAAATTGACCGAGAGCCACAGCCAGAGACGAAGGAAGAGGACTTCAAAGAGGGGGCGCCAGAGAGTACGAAGAATGTGCATCCAAACCTAAAACCAACCAGGAGGTCCCAAGAAGAGATTCCCGAGGAATCAGAGATAGACCTTTCTAGCAAGACTGAGCCAGAGATTCCCCAAGAGGTAAAGCTGGAGACATCCAGAGAGATGGGAGGAGAGCTTTTCAAAGACTTAGAGGTCACCATGGATAAAAAGCTGGAGGAACCAGAACTCGAGCCACCAGAGGAGACCAAACCAGATGTTAAAGAGGATGTACTCATAGAGTCAGCTAAGGAAACAGATCTAGAGCTACCAAAGGAAACTGAGCCTGAGGTCCCAAGAGCCACAATCCCTGAGACAAGATTAGAGTTACCAGAGGTGACGAAACCGGAGATCCCAGAGGAATCACTTAGAGAGCAATATGAAGAGGCAAGTCTAGAACCTCCAGAACAGACCAAGCCTGAATATCCAAATGGGACACCAAGAAAATCAATTGAAGAGGCAGATCTACAGCCACCAAAGATGACCGCACCAGAGTTTCCAGAGGAGACACAAATAAAGTCACCTGAGGAGAAAAGGACAGAACCATCTGAGCAGACCAAACTGGAGTTTATAGAAGAGAAACCAAGCAAATCTACAGAAGAGGCAGGTCTACAGCCTCCAGCAAAGCCCAAACCAGAGGTTCCAGAGGAGATAGGAAGAAAATcaacagaagaggaagaggcagggcCATCTGAGCAGACTAGACCAGCGTTTctgaaggagaaaacaagcaAGTCTACAGAGGAGGCAggtctagagcctccagaagagaCCAAACCAGAGGTTCCAGAGGAGATAGGAAGAAAATcaacagaagaggaagaggcagggcCATCTGAGCAGACTGAACCAGAATTTCCAAAGGAGAAAGCAAGAAAGTCTACAGAGGAGGCAggtctagagcctccagaagagaTTAAACCAGAGGTTCCagaggagacaggaagaaaatCAACTGAGGAAAAAGGGATAGAGCCACCTGAGCAGACCAAACCAGATTATCCAGACCAAAAACCAAGTAAGTCTACTGAGGGGATACGAGGAAAGTCAACTGGGAAGAAAGGTCTAGAGCCTCCAGAACAGACTACACCAGAGTTtccaaagaaaaaactaaagaaacaacGTAAATCAACTAAGGAAACAGGTCAAGTACCACCAAAGAAGACCAAAACAGAGGTTCAAGAGAAGACACAAACAGAGCCAACTAAGGAGAAAGATCTAGAATTACCAGATAAAGCCCAACCACTACTTGTAAGAGAGACACATAAAGAATTTGCCAACGAAGAGAGGCCAGAACCAATCAAATCTAAGCCTTTTGTAGACAAGGACGAGCTAGAGCATTCTGACTATCAAATAAGAAAGTTGTTAGTAAAAGAAAAGTTTACAAAACACGCTATGTTAGAGTCTCTCCCAGTAGAAGAGGTAGACTCAGTAAATACAGCTCATGAATTTTCAGAAGAACCCCCCAAGTTGTATGAGCTTACTGATACCAGTGAGGATTTATATCCCTCCGAGTCTCAGAGGGATTTAAAAGAGTCCTTAAGTAAAAAGAAAGTTGTAGATTTGTCCCTAGAGTTGGAGAAACTAGTAGATGAAGATAAAGAAACCCAGCCAGAAGAAAGGATTGAGCTACAATTCGAGTATCTTAAGTGGAGCCCAGAGAAAGTTGCAGAGTGGATTAGCGAGCTAGGCTTCCCTCAATACAAG GAGTGTTTTACCACAAACTTCATCAGCGGCCGTAAACTCATCCATGTAAACTGCTCAAACCTCCCTCAGATGGGGATAACAGATTTTGAAGACATGAAG GTCATTTCTCGGCGTACGCGGGAGCTACTGGGAATTGAAGAGCCATTATTTACACGCACCATCAGCCTTCCCTATAGGGACAATATCGGCttatttttagagcaaaaagGTCATACTGGGGTAAAATCTGATTCCTTGACCTTATCTGAATTTGTGCGAGTGGCAGGATTACAGGATTATGACCCACAAATAACTGCCCCTGAAGAGAATGAGGAATTATATTACACTGAGCTGTAG
- the SAMD15 gene encoding sterile alpha motif domain-containing protein 15 isoform X2, which yields MAEVPEDYGSGPDEGEDLGFQTQKLLGPLKAAEDAEPDTTTEAGPELLVEIDREPQPETKEEDFKEGAPESTKNVHPNLKPTRRSQEEIPEESEIDLSSKTEPEIPQEVKLETSREMGGELFKDLEVTMDKKLEEPELEPPEETKPDVKEDVLIESAKETDLELPKETEPEVPRATIPETRLELPEVTKPEIPEESLREQYEEASLEPPEQTKPEYPNGTPRKSIEEADLQPPKMTAPEFPEETQIKSPEEKRTEPSEQTKLEFIEEKPSKSTEEAGLQPPAKPKPEVPEEIGRKSTEEEEAGPSEQTRPAFLKEKTSKSTEEAGLEPPEETKPEVPEEIGRKSTEEEEAGPSEQTEPEFPKEKARKSTEEAGLEPPEEIKPEVPEETGRKSTEEKGIEPPEQTKPDYPDQKPSKSTEGIRGKSTGKKGLEPPEQTTPEFPKKKLKKQRKSTKETGQVPPKKTKTEVQEKTQTEPTKEKDLELPDKAQPLLVRETHKEFANEERPEPIKSKPFVDKDELEHSDYQIRKLLVKEKFTKHAMLESLPVEEVDSVNTAHEFSEEPPKLYELTDTSEDLYPSESQRDLKESLSKKKVVDLSLELEKLVDEDKETQPEERIELQFEYLKWSPEKVAEWISELGFPQYKECFTTNFISGRKLIHVNCSNLPQMGITDFEDMKEVTGGGPDPAQWGEKNRGRGI from the exons ATGGCTGAAGTCCCAGAAGATTACGGTTCCGGTCCAGATGAAGGTGAAGACCTGGGGTTTCAGACACAAAAACTGCTTGGGCCTCTTAAAGCAGCTGAAGATGCCGAACCAGACACCACGACAGAGGCAGGCCCGGAGCTACTCGTAGAAATTGACCGAGAGCCACAGCCAGAGACGAAGGAAGAGGACTTCAAAGAGGGGGCGCCAGAGAGTACGAAGAATGTGCATCCAAACCTAAAACCAACCAGGAGGTCCCAAGAAGAGATTCCCGAGGAATCAGAGATAGACCTTTCTAGCAAGACTGAGCCAGAGATTCCCCAAGAGGTAAAGCTGGAGACATCCAGAGAGATGGGAGGAGAGCTTTTCAAAGACTTAGAGGTCACCATGGATAAAAAGCTGGAGGAACCAGAACTCGAGCCACCAGAGGAGACCAAACCAGATGTTAAAGAGGATGTACTCATAGAGTCAGCTAAGGAAACAGATCTAGAGCTACCAAAGGAAACTGAGCCTGAGGTCCCAAGAGCCACAATCCCTGAGACAAGATTAGAGTTACCAGAGGTGACGAAACCGGAGATCCCAGAGGAATCACTTAGAGAGCAATATGAAGAGGCAAGTCTAGAACCTCCAGAACAGACCAAGCCTGAATATCCAAATGGGACACCAAGAAAATCAATTGAAGAGGCAGATCTACAGCCACCAAAGATGACCGCACCAGAGTTTCCAGAGGAGACACAAATAAAGTCACCTGAGGAGAAAAGGACAGAACCATCTGAGCAGACCAAACTGGAGTTTATAGAAGAGAAACCAAGCAAATCTACAGAAGAGGCAGGTCTACAGCCTCCAGCAAAGCCCAAACCAGAGGTTCCAGAGGAGATAGGAAGAAAATcaacagaagaggaagaggcagggcCATCTGAGCAGACTAGACCAGCGTTTctgaaggagaaaacaagcaAGTCTACAGAGGAGGCAggtctagagcctccagaagagaCCAAACCAGAGGTTCCAGAGGAGATAGGAAGAAAATcaacagaagaggaagaggcagggcCATCTGAGCAGACTGAACCAGAATTTCCAAAGGAGAAAGCAAGAAAGTCTACAGAGGAGGCAggtctagagcctccagaagagaTTAAACCAGAGGTTCCagaggagacaggaagaaaatCAACTGAGGAAAAAGGGATAGAGCCACCTGAGCAGACCAAACCAGATTATCCAGACCAAAAACCAAGTAAGTCTACTGAGGGGATACGAGGAAAGTCAACTGGGAAGAAAGGTCTAGAGCCTCCAGAACAGACTACACCAGAGTTtccaaagaaaaaactaaagaaacaacGTAAATCAACTAAGGAAACAGGTCAAGTACCACCAAAGAAGACCAAAACAGAGGTTCAAGAGAAGACACAAACAGAGCCAACTAAGGAGAAAGATCTAGAATTACCAGATAAAGCCCAACCACTACTTGTAAGAGAGACACATAAAGAATTTGCCAACGAAGAGAGGCCAGAACCAATCAAATCTAAGCCTTTTGTAGACAAGGACGAGCTAGAGCATTCTGACTATCAAATAAGAAAGTTGTTAGTAAAAGAAAAGTTTACAAAACACGCTATGTTAGAGTCTCTCCCAGTAGAAGAGGTAGACTCAGTAAATACAGCTCATGAATTTTCAGAAGAACCCCCCAAGTTGTATGAGCTTACTGATACCAGTGAGGATTTATATCCCTCCGAGTCTCAGAGGGATTTAAAAGAGTCCTTAAGTAAAAAGAAAGTTGTAGATTTGTCCCTAGAGTTGGAGAAACTAGTAGATGAAGATAAAGAAACCCAGCCAGAAGAAAGGATTGAGCTACAATTCGAGTATCTTAAGTGGAGCCCAGAGAAAGTTGCAGAGTGGATTAGCGAGCTAGGCTTCCCTCAATACAAG GAGTGTTTTACCACAAACTTCATCAGCGGCCGTAAACTCATCCATGTAAACTGCTCAAACCTCCCTCAGATGGGGATAACAGATTTTGAAGACATGAAG
- the SAMD15 gene encoding sterile alpha motif domain-containing protein 15 isoform X3: MAEVPEDYGSGPDEGEDLGFQTQKLLGPLKAAEDAEPDTTTEAGPELLVEIDREPQPETKEEDFKEGAPESTKNVHPNLKPTRRSQEEIPEESEIDLSSKTEPEIPQEVKLETSREMGGELFKDLEVTMDKKLEEPELEPPEETKPDVKEDVLIESAKETDLELPKETEPEVPRATIPETRLELPEVTKPEIPEESLREQYEEASLEPPEQTKPEYPNGTPRKSIEEADLQPPKMTAPEFPEETQIKSPEEKRTEPSEQTKLEFIEEKPSKSTEEAGLQPPAKPKPEVPEEIGRKSTEEEEAGPSEQTRPAFLKEKTSKSTEEAGLEPPEETKPEVPEEIGRKSTEEEEAGPSEQTEPEFPKEKARKSTEEAGLEPPEEIKPEVPEETGRKSTEEKGIEPPEQTKPDYPDQKPSKSTEGIRGKSTGKKGLEPPEQTTPEFPKKKLKKQRKSTKETGQVPPKKTKTEVQEKTQTEPTKEKDLELPDKAQPLLVRETHKEFANEERPEPIKSKPFVDKDELEHSDYQIRKLLVKEKFTKHAMLESLPVEEVDSVNTAHEFSEEPPKLYELTDTSEDLYPSESQRDLKESLSKKKVVDLSLELEKLVDEDKETQPEERIELQFEYLKWSPEKVAEWISELGFPQYKECFTTNFISGRKLIHVNCSNLPQMGITDFEDMKNHRQGTLVCISLVFSDQE; encoded by the exons ATGGCTGAAGTCCCAGAAGATTACGGTTCCGGTCCAGATGAAGGTGAAGACCTGGGGTTTCAGACACAAAAACTGCTTGGGCCTCTTAAAGCAGCTGAAGATGCCGAACCAGACACCACGACAGAGGCAGGCCCGGAGCTACTCGTAGAAATTGACCGAGAGCCACAGCCAGAGACGAAGGAAGAGGACTTCAAAGAGGGGGCGCCAGAGAGTACGAAGAATGTGCATCCAAACCTAAAACCAACCAGGAGGTCCCAAGAAGAGATTCCCGAGGAATCAGAGATAGACCTTTCTAGCAAGACTGAGCCAGAGATTCCCCAAGAGGTAAAGCTGGAGACATCCAGAGAGATGGGAGGAGAGCTTTTCAAAGACTTAGAGGTCACCATGGATAAAAAGCTGGAGGAACCAGAACTCGAGCCACCAGAGGAGACCAAACCAGATGTTAAAGAGGATGTACTCATAGAGTCAGCTAAGGAAACAGATCTAGAGCTACCAAAGGAAACTGAGCCTGAGGTCCCAAGAGCCACAATCCCTGAGACAAGATTAGAGTTACCAGAGGTGACGAAACCGGAGATCCCAGAGGAATCACTTAGAGAGCAATATGAAGAGGCAAGTCTAGAACCTCCAGAACAGACCAAGCCTGAATATCCAAATGGGACACCAAGAAAATCAATTGAAGAGGCAGATCTACAGCCACCAAAGATGACCGCACCAGAGTTTCCAGAGGAGACACAAATAAAGTCACCTGAGGAGAAAAGGACAGAACCATCTGAGCAGACCAAACTGGAGTTTATAGAAGAGAAACCAAGCAAATCTACAGAAGAGGCAGGTCTACAGCCTCCAGCAAAGCCCAAACCAGAGGTTCCAGAGGAGATAGGAAGAAAATcaacagaagaggaagaggcagggcCATCTGAGCAGACTAGACCAGCGTTTctgaaggagaaaacaagcaAGTCTACAGAGGAGGCAggtctagagcctccagaagagaCCAAACCAGAGGTTCCAGAGGAGATAGGAAGAAAATcaacagaagaggaagaggcagggcCATCTGAGCAGACTGAACCAGAATTTCCAAAGGAGAAAGCAAGAAAGTCTACAGAGGAGGCAggtctagagcctccagaagagaTTAAACCAGAGGTTCCagaggagacaggaagaaaatCAACTGAGGAAAAAGGGATAGAGCCACCTGAGCAGACCAAACCAGATTATCCAGACCAAAAACCAAGTAAGTCTACTGAGGGGATACGAGGAAAGTCAACTGGGAAGAAAGGTCTAGAGCCTCCAGAACAGACTACACCAGAGTTtccaaagaaaaaactaaagaaacaacGTAAATCAACTAAGGAAACAGGTCAAGTACCACCAAAGAAGACCAAAACAGAGGTTCAAGAGAAGACACAAACAGAGCCAACTAAGGAGAAAGATCTAGAATTACCAGATAAAGCCCAACCACTACTTGTAAGAGAGACACATAAAGAATTTGCCAACGAAGAGAGGCCAGAACCAATCAAATCTAAGCCTTTTGTAGACAAGGACGAGCTAGAGCATTCTGACTATCAAATAAGAAAGTTGTTAGTAAAAGAAAAGTTTACAAAACACGCTATGTTAGAGTCTCTCCCAGTAGAAGAGGTAGACTCAGTAAATACAGCTCATGAATTTTCAGAAGAACCCCCCAAGTTGTATGAGCTTACTGATACCAGTGAGGATTTATATCCCTCCGAGTCTCAGAGGGATTTAAAAGAGTCCTTAAGTAAAAAGAAAGTTGTAGATTTGTCCCTAGAGTTGGAGAAACTAGTAGATGAAGATAAAGAAACCCAGCCAGAAGAAAGGATTGAGCTACAATTCGAGTATCTTAAGTGGAGCCCAGAGAAAGTTGCAGAGTGGATTAGCGAGCTAGGCTTCCCTCAATACAAG GAGTGTTTTACCACAAACTTCATCAGCGGCCGTAAACTCATCCATGTAAACTGCTCAAACCTCCCTCAGATGGGGATAACAGATTTTGAAGACATGAAG